The stretch of DNA ACCAATACAGGttgcacacactgactgactgtagGTTACCGTGCGTTCAGTGAGtcagttaaccctttcagaccttatacctttttaaccaatcaatatgactgctatactatcgTTTTATTCCcgtattaaaaccctactaaattgtCTCAATGTTCTCAatttttctcaaccaaagccaaaactcCTTTGGATTTGGGTcaagccacttcatattggacTTGGGACTGAAAGCGTTATTGGGTAAGACTAAAATGACTGAAGAAGCAACAGCTCAATTGAAAGAGAAAAGCTGAGTTTGTTCTTCAATCTGCTGATAACTGAGGAATGTTGTTTAATAGCTTTTTTGAGCTGTCTCACTCAAGGGGGATTGAGTGAGAAATATAGTGTggtgaaaaaaacccaaagGGGTTTCAAGCATTGCCATGGCTACATGTTCCCCTTACAGTTATAGTTTATTTTACGAATTACTTagatttttttctattatttactTTGATGTCaaattgttataataataataagccatACTGCATGTGTTTCCTTTGCATTGACACATGAGGACAAATGTCTCTCAAAATTTGCAGTCCAATTTGTGCAAATGTAACTGTATTCCATTAATGTTATTCACTTTTATTGTACTTGATTGTATAAATGCACTTttatgtgatccagtaaaataaattctagcagtgcagtgtgagctGGCCAGatttgatacatttttgcaaaatatatttggtCCATTATGCTGCGTGTTGCTCCTGTGTTTCAGATGCAAGCACAAAGGGTCTCTGTCTAAAGTATGCTCATGAATGACCATACATTACAACCATACATTAACTCAAAATGGCTCCCACTGAGGAAGAATGCTAAACACAAAGGGAAAAAGTCATTAAAGACTGTACTGTTCTCCAAACATGTTTTCAATTAgacttaatttattttaaaaaggtgaAACTCTTGGACTCTTTCTGTGTAAGACTAAGTTTCTCCAACACCCATTTTGTTCAACTGGTTACAAACTGATTTCTCAGTCCAGTCATAAATGCCGCTGGCAAGCCCAATCCTTCCCACAGGAAATATGGTTATGAAGCCCCCAAACCACTTTGACAAAACAAGCTGGGGGGAGAAGTTGGTAAAGTAATAAAGGTTAATCACCATTTCCATCATGCGGAGTAACAAAGGCCGGCGGTCTCGTAGGGAGAGGGGAAGGATGGAAAGCTTAGTCTGAGGGATGACTCACTGAGAGAAAATGCAGCCGAAGGGGCAGAATTCTGCGGAAGGCTCACTGCCCGACTGCCTGATAAGGAGTGTGCAGGAAACACACCCCATGTTTCCCCATGAGGCGATATCCCTAAGCAACACGTTCCAGGGTATGGAGTTCAATTCAATATATTGGGCTCGTATGCAGTGCTGTTCATGCAGTATGCACTGAATATCTGTAGTGTTGCTTTTTATACTGTCCTGGTGCTTGCAGATGCTTTTGCTAAATatcatacatttaaatataaatatagaaatattatcAAAACAATGTTAAAAACTCCTTCATGTAATTGCTGCAAATGTAagtgtattttctgtttgtatatTCTGCAACTTTGGTTTCTGGTGCTTCTCCTAGAAGTACACTTGCTACACATAATTTTTCTACTACCCTGGGTGCTTTAATACTTATGTAATCTCCAAGTATATCTCCCCATAGCAGCACTGCGAACATACATTAATTGTAGGCCCAAAATGCATTGCTTGCAgctaatattaattattttgattattttataaaaagctATTTCCTACACAGCTTGTGTATGAAATATAGTACATACTGTACCAATGctttaccttttcttttttattttcttataacATTGTTTGTGCTATCCAACATTTTCTTGGTTATTGCATTTCATACCTGGCTTCTGTGTCGGTGTCAATGTGGCCACCTCGAACCAGAATATATTCACAATACAAATTATGAGCATTTTACTTAAACAACAATATATGCTGAAATctgatgaaagaaaaaaagcagttCCATAACTAGACTGGTAACTTCCACACTCATTCCATATGGctaaaaaagctttaaaaaccTGGTCTGCAGGGCAAAAGCAGGGGGATTTTTGAGAGGCCAGAGATTATTCGACCAGGTGCCTCACAGCCTCTCAAGAGGGGAGGGCTCCACAGCTCCGTCCTGCCCACTGTTCCTCTCGGCCAATCCAGAGCCGTCAGCACGACCCGGCTCCTCCCTGCCTCTGGGAGGCTCATAAAAGTGGGACAGAGGCCAACACTCAGTCTGTGTTGAGTCCCTCTAATATAGAACACCGGCCTCCCTGACTCTCGTACTCACCCTCTTCGTAGGCCAGCTCTGCGAGCCAAGATGTCGATGAAAAAGAAGACCACCAGCTACACGGTGGTGTCATCGGGGACGGCCCCCCGAAACTTCAGCAGCCTGTCCTACGCCGGCTCCGGGCGCCAGGGCTACGGCGGCGGCGGCTACAGCGGCGGGGGCTCCTTCGGGGGCGCCAGCAGGGGCTCGGGGGCTTCTTTCAGGGCTGGCGGCGGGTACATATCCAGCTCCGCGGCCTATGGAGGTGGCATGGGgctggggatggggatggggatgggggcggggggaggagcGGGTGCAGGCGCAGGCATGGGTTTCGGTGCTGTTACACCCATCACCGCTGTCACCATAAACAAGAGCTTACTGGCCCCCCTCAATCTGGAGATTGACCCCTCCATCCAAGTCGTCCGCACACAAGAGAAGGAGCAGATCAAGACCCTCAACAACAGATTTGCTTCCTTCATCGATAAGGTCAGTGCTCTTCTTCATAATCTCTCTGCCTGGTCTTGTGCCTTTCTGGATCTctgaaatgtagaaaaaaggCTGCTTTTATCTTTCTCAGATGTACTTAATTCTATTGACCTGTACAACTCGTATATGACTAAGCAGGCAGAGCCAATATCCTTCAGTTACTCATGAGGAATAAAATCTACTTGCACTGCACTTGGCTTGAGCCATGTGCTGTGGTCACTTGTTGAACCTAGAAAACAGTTATCATGAGACCAAATGCCACTGCATTCTGTAAGGGCACATGCCCCATTGACTCGATCCTGCAGCCATAAGATAAGTTCAAACACACAGACTTTTACTGCCTTCTCCAGTCTTGAGCTGGGAAATATATGTCTGTCTGGTTAATGTTTAAAGTGGCTGGCAGAGGGATGTTAGAGAGTCAGTTACGTAATGTTCCTGATGATTGAGGGTCTGTGACTCTCAGTTTACTTGCCGAGAGGAGAATCAAGGGATCATTGTTCCACTCCCTGCCacgccccccaacccccccccccacctctaaaTTCTGCAGGACCGAAATAATAGTTTTCCAGTGGTTCAAAAATGACTACGCTTAcccaaacattttcttttttcttaaattCATTCAACCCCTTTTGTTTCATATTATTCTTTTAGTTTTATCACTGCGTCGCCTTTGCCATCTTAACATAGTCACACAATGGTATCTCTGGAAAATGTAACTGCCTTATTCCCTTCACTAGCTTCCTTTGAACAGTATCCGTTTAAACACATGACACTTGCCAACTACGTGTGCCTTTTTGCATCCTGTTTGAAGATTGCAACTTCCGCCTTTTGAAAAATTGCACTCTATGGAAATATCAGCTGGCAAAAGTACAATGAGAAGTTGCCATGCCAGCAGACTGTGTCTGCATGAATAGTTGAGTTAAATCAAAGGTGGCCATTTGATATGGTGCTAATTTCACTCTAAATGAATGGTAGGTTTAGGCCACAGCTACACTTGGACGCGTGTTCTCTGTGTAAACATGCTAGGCCATTGATCCATagtaacacacacaaagcctAATGCCTCTTCTGCCCTCCTATATATCTCCCCCACAGGTGCGCTACCTGGAGCAGCAGAACAAGATGCTGGAAACCAAGTGGGGCCTCCTCCAGGGCCAGACCACCACCCGCTCCAACATCGACGCCATGTTCGAGGCCTACATCACCAACCTGCGCAGGCAGCTGGACAGCCTGTCCAACGACAAGGGGAAGCTGGAGTCAGACCTCGACAACATGCAGGGACTCGTAGAGGACTTCAAGAATAAGTGAGTCCCTTCTGGTTCACGTGTTGAGCTTAACGTGGTGGAATGTGGTCTTCAGTAGACCTGGAAAACCCTATACCCAAACTTCCCAATACCCAGTGTGCAACATGGTATAAAAACCTAAAtagagtaaaaaaaagaaaaaagaaaaacctaaaaaaaaaaggttttatttgaTTGTCGCGTTCTGCTTTATTGTGCCAGCTTTGAGTGATGCTTCTTAAAGTGGAACAAATATAACTAACCGAACAAAAGAATTAGAGGATACAATTAATTGGAACCATAAATCATCTTCATGCCTGAAAGACAGCAATAAAACTTACATGGATTTCTCCAGTTTTAGAGTCTTCTCAGATCTTTACAAAAAATCTTGCCAGACCTGAAATTTCAGACACTGAAATTTGTTGGCACTTGTAACACAGGAGTGCAATAAACATTGACATACAAGCTACAAGTTATATGATTTACTGGTCTACTCCAGGTGGCCTTCATGCCTGGAGTAAAAAAGGAAGCAATGCCACGCCCTGACACCCCTGGCCTTGCATGATGAAGGATCGCCCTCTAGTGTGAATGTTGCATAATGCATCTACGACATGCTGAAACGCGAATATGCGCGTGTTCACCAggaaagaaagacaaaaatacaggaaggaaataaagaataTAGATTTGGTTAAGAATACAAATTATTTACTACAGGTGAACtaggtttatttttttcaatctgTGAATCTCCAAAATATATTCACTGAACgattaatcatttttaaaagacaCTGCTTATCACCTTTAAAAAGGGTCTTTCTTGTCTTCGCAggccatttttcaaaatggtcaGACATAGAAAAAAGGCACACAAatttagtttcattttaatAGTTTTGTTTAAATGTCACAGCTGATGAAAATGGTTGCAAGTGGTGAAATGGCCACACATTGTCATGGTAGAATTAGTAACAGAAAATGAATCATTATGTCTGGAAGCCAGTAAGTCTGATTTTGGCGGCTGACCTGTTCCTGCCTCCCTTCCCTGCAGGTACGAAGATGAGATCAACAAGCGCACAGAATGTGAAAATGACTTTGTGGTCATCAAAAAGGTCAGCGGCGCTAATCCCCTTCTGCACGCCCTGTTGGCAATTTGTTTACCCCCTCCCACATTCTGTCGGCACCAGTGGAGAGAAGCAGGACTCCTTTACCTGCACTGTAAAAGTGTgacctctgttcctttgtggtCAGGATGTGGACGAGGCCTACATGATGAAGGTGGAGTTGGAGGCCAAGCTGGACGGCCTCTCGGACGAGCTCAACTTCCTGAGGAGCATCTATGAGGAGGTGAGGCGCACAGTCCTCCTCATCACCGTTTCTCCTTCAAAAGCACTCAAAACCAGGCAGAAATCCCCCACTGTCTCAAAAGCAGACTTGCTGCAGCATGATATACCTCCTGAAACCtcttagaaaaaaaatgtttttattttattttgtcttggactaaaaaaacattgcagtgaaaatacatgtttcaaCAACATAGAATATATGGCTCTTGAGATTAAGAACAAACGTGTGCCTCCTACAGGGGACAGAAATGAATATCAGTCTCTGTACTTAAAGGCTGATATTGTTTGTGCAGTTCTGATATTGCCTGTCAATGATTTCCAAAGCTTAGGGCGCACAGAAGCAGTAGCTCACCAGTTGTCTGTAAATGAGTAGAGGCAGCAAGCTGTTCCCTCCagtacccattacattacattaatggcatttggcagacgctcttatccagagcgacgtacagttgattagactaagcaggagacagtcctcccctggagcaacgcagggttgggctcaagggcccaacggctgtgtggatcttattgtggctacaccggggatcgaaccgccgaccttgcgggtcccagtcgtgtactttaaccactacgctacaggccggccagTGAAAGGTACCCGGTGAAAGCGCTCTTCCCTCTTCATCCTCAGGAGCTGCGAGAGCTGCAGGCACAGGTGAAGGACACCTCTGTGGTGGTGGAGATGGACAACAGCCGCAAGCTGGACATGGACTCCATCGTGGCGGAAGTGCGCTCCCAGTACGAGGACATCGCCAACCGCAGCCGCGCCGAGGCAGAGTCCTGGTACAAGACCAAGGTGAGGTTCTGACTCGGAGAATGGTTTACTCCTGCTAACCACTGCCGAGCGTTGAGCTCTGTGCATCTGTGACAAAGGATAGCCCAGTTGTTACGGTACTTCACACATATCTATTTAATGAGTTATTATCACAAATGTATAATCATGTCCTTATATTCTTAAGGCTGAAGGATGTCTGttactgtttgttttctttggatCAGTATGAGGAGATCCAGACTTCTGCTAGCAGATATGGGGATGACCTGAAATCCACAAAGGGAGAGATTGCTGACCTGAACAGAGCGATCGTGCGGATCCAGTCCGAGATTGAACTCGTCAAGggacaggtaaaaaaaaaaaggccacacTTACTCACAAAGTAAGTAGTTTCCATAGCTCCTGGGGCCACTACCTAAGCCCTAGCCTGCAGCATGGTGTAGCACGGTGATTCAGGTGTAGCACAGGccgctgtttcttggccagggTTTTATGTGGTTGTCACGTCTCCATCCCCAATCAGCGCGGCAACCTGGAAAATCAGATCGCCGAGGcggaggagcgtggggagatGGCGGTGAGGGACGCCAAGCTCCGCATCAATGACCTGGAGGACGCCCTGTTCAGGGCTAAGCAGGACATGGCCCGCCAGATTAGAGAGTACCAGGACCTGCTGAACGTCAAGCTGGCCCTGGACATCGAGATCGCCACCTACAGGAAGCTGCtggaaggagaggaggacaggTGAGCCTCAGGCGGACTACAACTCCCTCAACAATTATCCCACATGCAGTCATTACATTTATTCAGTTGAATAAATCCCCCCCTTTTCCACTTCAATTGACATGTTTTGCTTACTCTGGCGCAATATGTCTGCTGTGCTTGTAATACATATTAGTTATGGCTGAGGTGAGCAACTCTTTAAAGCTGCTGTGTAaatagtataataataataatattattattattaataagatCAATCAATTATAgatcttattattattgatcttattaataataataagatcaataataataagatcTATAATAATAAGATCTATAATAATAagatcaataataataataataataataataataataattattattattattattattattattattatcagcacCCCATGGAAAAATATCAGCATGCCTGTGTGCCTTAAAGGGGATACATCTAAAGGGAGTAgattaattatacatttcaaACTATGTTAACCATAACATGTCCTGTCCATTCTCTAACAGGCTGGCCAGTGGCATCAAGAGCATCAGCGTCTCCAAACAGAGCTATGCCCGTGAGTCACTGCTTCCACACTATAACTCTTCACAGCTTGCCATTTCCTGATTATCTTTCTATCTGACTTTTCCTGTCAATCTCTTACAGCAAATTACAGCTCCTTTCCTTTGGAGAGCACCAGGACCAGCTACAGCACCTACAGCAGTGGCTACGGGGGAGGCAGTGGCTACGGGGGAGGCAGTAGCTACGGGGGAGGCTACGGGGGCGGCTACGGGGGAGGCATTGGCAGTGGcaatgttagcattagcagcgGGACTGGCGGcaatgttagcattagcagcgGAACGGGCAGCGGTGTCAGCCTTAGCCGGGGAACGGGCGGCGGTGTCAGCCTTAGCCGGGGAATTGGCGGAGGTGTCGACGGCGACGATTACAATTCTCTCACCCAGACCAAGAAGAGCATTACCATTAAAATGATCGAGACCAAGGACGGAGAGGTTGTGTCCGAGTCCTCGGATGTCATCGAGGATGTCATGGAGGACTCTGAGTGAGGACTATTCTGTTCCCCTCATAGTCATGGTTAGAACAAATCAATTTTCACTCATTCACAGATTTACCAAAAGGCCCCACTGATTAATTGCGTCTGAAAAGCACTTAGCCAGTAAAATAGCTAGCCGAATGCAGTTACCGCTCTTTGTCTTTCTGACAAGCAAAAGTTTAATGCTAGCTGCTGTAGTTTAGCTGAGTATGCAGTTACTTCAAGGACATTGCCATACAAATGAGCTTGCTAGCTCACATCACCATTTCAAAAAGATATCCAATGCTAAATAGCATTTTTTAACAACTGAACAAAGTTAGTCAAACGGACATAATGCTGGATAAATACCACCATCTTTATCAGAATAATTCATATTAAGCTGTTATACATCCACGTACTGTAACCATACAGTGTAGGCCTGCTACAGGTCAGAGTTTTCAACTGTAATTAATGTCTGAATGTTAGTTTCACTGTCTGTACCTACTGCTACCTACAGACAGGGAAAATGCAACCTcccatgtttgtgtttgagttcaGTTCAAGTTCTCTGCTTTTCACTCCATTTGATTTGTAAGAACACTTAAGAATAAGAAAACAGGCTATTCAGCACATCTATGCTACAGTATTGCCTCACAGACTGTACACAAGTCAGTTCTAAAGCAATGATATGGATTGAATCGTATAACACAGGTGTGACACTGGAGGGTCTGCTGCTTTTCGACATATTCTCGGCATAAGTTGTTAATTCAAGTCAATGATTGGCTGAAGAATCCagacaccttgttctcaaggctttAACTGATTGAAAGGAGACCACAAACCTCACAGACACTCTGGCCCCCTGTATTTTAGTTTGACGCCCCTGCTGTGGAAGATGCTGGAAGCCTTTCTGTGGCTGTTTCTttttgtctgtgcatgtatgctGCCAGTGTGATCAAACCCATAGACACGGTTTTTCTCATCCTCATTatcaccatttaccatttcattatCACATGCTCTGTCATTCTGTGTCCCCCAAACCGACCAATAAAACATTTCTCCTGTGAAATCACATtgtgtcagtctccctgtgttATGTATGGCTACTGTTCTGCGTGTGAACGAACATCCGGTCCATATTATGATACTCAAAGATAGAGAGCTTCTGGGACATACATCTgactaccattacattacattacattattggcatttggcagatgctcttatccagagcgacgtacaacaaagtgcatacccataaccagggctaagtgtgctgaaagaccctagagggaagtacaatttcaattgctacccgtacaacaaagataaggaccagggcctgcctatatatatatatatatatatttttttttttaaacaacaaagcaaaagtgaccaaacttaactatccaaatactgcttacctagccaactaaaaataccgaaacactacgtaaatcacaaagacaacaattaaggatcacagggaggtagggagggatggggagaggtgctgcttgaagaggtgcgtcttcagtttgcgcttgaaggtggggagagattctacagttctgacctcgacgcggagttcgttccaccaccgtggagccagaacagacagtagtcgtgagcgtgaggtggaggttcggagagggggaggcgccaagcagcctgtggaggctgaacgaagaggtctggcaggggtgtaggtaattttttgtaggtaaactggggaagaccccttacctgcttggaaggctagcaccaatgttttgaatttgatgcgagccatgacaggcagccaatggagggaagtaagcaggggggtgacgtgtgagtatttgggaaggttgaagaccagacgagctgctgcattctggataagttggaggggtctgatggcggacgctgggaggccagccaagaggaaattgcagtagtccaggcgggacagaaccatcgcttggaccaggagctgggtcgagtagggggtgagaaaggggcggattctccgtatgttgtataggaagaacctgcatgaccgggtgaccgcaatgttctcggaaagggacagtctgctgtccatcaccacgccgaggttccttgcactgggtgatggcgtgagtgtggtatccccgagg from Conger conger chromosome 14, fConCon1.1, whole genome shotgun sequence encodes:
- the LOC133109951 gene encoding keratin, type II cytoskeletal 8-like, whose product is MSMKKKTTSYTVVSSGTAPRNFSSLSYAGSGRQGYGGGGYSGGGSFGGASRGSGASFRAGGGYISSSAAYGGGMGLGMGMGMGAGGGAGAGAGMGFGAVTPITAVTINKSLLAPLNLEIDPSIQVVRTQEKEQIKTLNNRFASFIDKVRYLEQQNKMLETKWGLLQGQTTTRSNIDAMFEAYITNLRRQLDSLSNDKGKLESDLDNMQGLVEDFKNKYEDEINKRTECENDFVVIKKDVDEAYMMKVELEAKLDGLSDELNFLRSIYEEELRELQAQVKDTSVVVEMDNSRKLDMDSIVAEVRSQYEDIANRSRAEAESWYKTKYEEIQTSASRYGDDLKSTKGEIADLNRAIVRIQSEIELVKGQRGNLENQIAEAEERGEMAVRDAKLRINDLEDALFRAKQDMARQIREYQDLLNVKLALDIEIATYRKLLEGEEDRLASGIKSISVSKQSYAPNYSSFPLESTRTSYSTYSSGYGGGSGYGGGSSYGGGYGGGYGGGIGSGNVSISSGTGGNVSISSGTGSGVSLSRGTGGGVSLSRGIGGGVDGDDYNSLTQTKKSITIKMIETKDGEVVSESSDVIEDVMEDSE